DNA from Coffea arabica cultivar ET-39 chromosome 10c, Coffea Arabica ET-39 HiFi, whole genome shotgun sequence:
TTTCAAGAAAGGCTAACTATCAACATCAAATTGCTATTAGTCAACAATTTTGAATTTGCTTCTGGTGGGGAGGTGgagaaaatgagaggaaaatACATTGGACTAGTTGGGAAAAAATGTCGCAGGTGAAGGGAAAGGGGGGGCTGGGTTTTAGGGACTTGGAAAAGTTCAATGAAGCACTCTTAGCAAAGCAACTGTGGAGAATACTGTCCTGTCCAGATTTGCTTGTAAGCAGGATTATGAGGGCAAAGTACCTAGCACAACCACAGAACTGGGAGAAAGACATTCCTGGAGCAGCTTCGTGGACATGGAAAAGTATTTTTGGAACAAGACAACTGTTGACAAAAGGACTAGGAAAGATAATAGGTGATGGGAGAACTGTTGATATTTGGCAGGATAACTGGTTACAAGGGAGTGAGGAGGGGAGGATTAAGACTAGAAGGGAACCACAGTGCACACTAAGGAAAGTGGATGAGCTGATAGTGGATGGAGCTTGGGACTAGCAAACACTGAACCGGTGGTTCATAGCAGAGGATATCCAAAAGATCAAAGCTATTCCACTCAGTATCACAGGCTGCCAGGATCGGTTGTATTGGAGatacaccaaatcaagtgtgtTCACGGTAAAATCTGCATATGATGTATCAATGGAAATAAGGAAGcacaaacaaaaggaaaggaggCAAGGAGATAGCGGAAGTACAAGCTATGCTCAACTGAACTCCAAAGTTTGGAAGAATGTGTGGGCATTACAACTGAAACACAAACTGAAGCACTTCATATGGAGGTGCCTACATCATAGCCTGCCAGTGAATGAGCAAATACATAAGCGAACAGGCAAAGGCAGTCCAATATGTAGCAGCTGTGGGGAAGAGGTGGAAACGTTAGAACACATGTTGTTCTTTTGTAACATGGCTGAAACGACCTGGAAACTTGCACCCATACAATGGGATGGGTTGAAGGATATGAGAGGAAATTTTGTAAGATGGTGGGAAGGGATATTAGGAGTGAAAACTAGGGAGCAAGGACAGGAGCATATAGCGCTGACTGTGAATATCCTATGGCAAATATGGAAGGCAAGGAACAGGACAGCTTTTGATGCATATGAGACAGACCCAAGGAAAACAATGCAAAAAGCTGTGGGTGAGTGGAATGAGTATATAGAAGcccaacaagatataacaggaGAGTTCATTCAACAAACAACAAACTCAAGCAGAAGTAAGAAATGGAGGCCACCATCAAGAGGTACGATAAAACTAAATACTGATGCTgcattttcacaaaatttggaGAGAACAGGCATAGGTGTTGTGGCCAGAAATGCTGAAGGGGAGCTGATGAAAGTCTGGGCAAGAGCTGAACTAAAACGTAGTGAGCCACGGGTGGAGGAAGCAGCAGCAATTAGGATGGGAATGCAAATGGCCTGGAAAGCAAACTGGAGGGTAGTTGAGCTTCAATCAGACTGCAAAGACGTGGTGGACATGctaaacaagaaacaaaagcagCAAAACAACATCGTGGTCATCCTTGAGGATATAGCAAATATGAGATGTTTGTTTGAACAATGTACTTTCTCTTTTGTGCATAGAGATGGGAATAGATGTGCACATAGTGTAGCAAAATTTGCTGTAAAGCTAACAA
Protein-coding regions in this window:
- the LOC140015777 gene encoding uncharacterized protein codes for the protein MEIRKHKQKERRQGDSGSTSYAQLNSKVWKNVWALQLKHKLKHFIWRCLHHSLPVNEQIHKRTGKGSPICSSCGEEVETLEHMLFFCNMAETTWKLAPIQWDGLKDMRGNFVRWWEGILGVKTREQGQEHIALTVNILWQIWKARNRTAFDAYETDPRKTMQKAVGEWNEYIEAQQDITGEFIQQTTNSSRSKKWRPPSRGTIKLNTDAAFSQNLERTGIGVVARNAEGELMKVWARAELKRSEPRVEEAAAIRMGMQMAWKANWRVVELQSDCKDVVDMLNKKQKQQNNIVVILEDIANMRCLFEQCTFSFVHRDGNRCAHSVAKFAVKLTTNVEWDVCFPMWLQEEAQSDFRGSESDVPKSCNIKFTK